The following are encoded together in the uncultured Desulfobacter sp. genome:
- a CDS encoding IS1634 family transposase, which produces MIFQRLWEESGIQGVIRHLLAGRKFEFDVERAIFLTVLHRLMTSGSDRHCDRWKRDYLIPGTEELELHHLYRAMTFLGESITDEDSALGPRRNKDLIEEMMFQRNKDLFSELDLVFFDTTSIYFEGQGGDFFGNRGFSKDHRPDLHQMVVGAVLDDNGRPVCCEMWPGNTTDVKTMIPVVDRLRHRFGIGQFCIVADRGMISSDTISKLEARQLPHILGTRMRRVKEVKAEILTRAGRYKEVYPENADRSKPSPLKVKEVIHNDTRYIICLNERQARKDAADRQTIIESLKKQLKKGPKALVGNKGYRKYLKVQKDSAQIDTAKIEDESRFDGKWVLTTNTNLTPEQVALKYKELWRVERVFRDVKSLLDTRPVYHQKDENIASHVFCSFLALVLRKDLDRSLAESKHQFEWNEIKQDLKALKQVGIEEGGQRFAIRSECKGICGKIFQTVGVALPPTIKALN; this is translated from the coding sequence TTGATTTTCCAAAGGCTGTGGGAAGAAAGCGGTATTCAAGGTGTCATCAGACATCTGCTTGCAGGGCGGAAATTTGAGTTCGATGTGGAACGAGCCATTTTCCTGACGGTGTTGCATCGGCTCATGACATCCGGATCTGACCGTCACTGTGACAGATGGAAAAGGGATTACCTGATTCCTGGCACAGAAGAGTTGGAGCTGCACCATCTGTATCGAGCCATGACATTTCTGGGTGAAAGCATAACAGACGAGGACTCCGCTCTTGGCCCTCGACGCAATAAAGACCTCATAGAAGAAATGATGTTCCAGCGGAATAAGGATCTTTTCTCGGAACTGGATCTGGTCTTTTTCGACACCACTTCCATCTATTTTGAAGGGCAGGGCGGAGATTTTTTTGGTAACAGGGGATTTAGTAAAGACCATCGTCCAGATCTTCATCAAATGGTCGTGGGTGCAGTGCTTGATGACAACGGGCGTCCGGTCTGTTGTGAAATGTGGCCGGGAAACACAACGGACGTCAAAACCATGATACCGGTAGTTGATCGACTGCGTCATCGTTTTGGTATTGGACAGTTTTGCATTGTAGCAGATCGTGGAATGATCAGTTCGGATACAATCTCCAAGCTTGAAGCTCGGCAGTTGCCGCATATCTTGGGAACGCGGATGAGGCGGGTCAAAGAAGTCAAGGCAGAAATCCTGACCCGGGCAGGACGTTACAAAGAAGTCTATCCAGAAAATGCAGACCGGAGCAAACCTTCTCCTTTGAAGGTAAAGGAAGTCATCCATAATGACACCCGGTATATCATTTGTTTGAATGAGCGCCAGGCACGAAAGGACGCCGCTGACCGCCAGACGATTATAGAGTCGTTGAAAAAACAATTGAAGAAAGGTCCTAAAGCACTGGTTGGAAACAAGGGCTATCGCAAATACCTGAAGGTACAAAAAGACAGTGCCCAGATAGATACAGCCAAAATAGAGGACGAATCCCGTTTTGACGGGAAGTGGGTTCTGACGACAAATACCAATTTGACTCCTGAACAGGTTGCCCTCAAATATAAAGAGCTCTGGAGAGTGGAAAGAGTGTTCCGGGATGTCAAATCCCTTCTGGACACCAGGCCGGTGTACCACCAGAAAGATGAGAATATTGCCAGTCATGTATTTTGCAGTTTTCTTGCTCTTGTGCTGCGAAAAGATCTTGACCGAAGTCTGGCTGAAAGCAAACATCAATTTGAGTGGAATGAGATTAAACAAGATCTGAAAGCTTTGAAACAGGTTGGAATTGAAGAAGGTGGACAGCGTTTTGCCATCAGAAGCGAGTGTAAGGGGATATGCGGTAAAATTTTTCAGACGGTAGGTGTCGCTCTTCCGCCTACGATCAAAGCCTTGAACTGA